The Deltaproteobacteria bacterium region GTCAATGTATCCGCATGTGAATCTATAAGCAATGGGAAGCAGCATCTGCCAATTCTGACCACCCCTGCTAGCATATATGGTTTTCTCTGGATTTGCTAATAAAAAGGCTGAGGTTCGAATCATATAGCCGCCGGGCGCAAAGTAAACATTTTTCTCCTCTATAAGGTCATGAAACAAATCATCTGGCCCATCAATAGGAGGAATGCGCTGTAAAGATCTTATTTGCTTCATATTCTTCTCATTAAAAACCCTTACTTTACAAAGGACCATACCGCAGTCTTTGTTTTTTTCAAGAAAGCTGACCTTTTTTGAAATGTTGTCTGGATGCAGGACATCATCTGAATCCGGCCATGTGAGGTATTCGCCCGTAAATATTTCCAGGCCTTGATTCAGTGCACCCGCCGGCCCTTTGTTCTCCTGGAAAATATAAATGAACCTGATGCCTTTGGATGAAAATTTCTCTTGGTACGAGAAAACTATTCTCTCCGTATCATCCGTAGAACCATCGTTTACAAAAATAAACTCTATATTTGAATACGTCTGATCCAAAACGGAATCCAGGAAACGGCGGACGAAAGAGGCTCCGTTGAAACAGGGGGTGATTATGCTTACAAGAGGTTCTTTATTGGGGTCAGTCATTATTTTCCTCTCCCATGAAATCGTTCTGC contains the following coding sequences:
- a CDS encoding glycosyltransferase family 2 protein — encoded protein: MTDPNKEPLVSIITPCFNGASFVRRFLDSVLDQTYSNIEFIFVNDGSTDDTERIVFSYQEKFSSKGIRFIYIFQENKGPAGALNQGLEIFTGEYLTWPDSDDVLHPDNISKKVSFLEKNKDCGMVLCKVRVFNEKNMKQIRSLQRIPPIDGPDDLFHDLIEEKNVYFAPGGYMIRTSAFLLANPEKTIYASRGGQNWQMLLPIAYRFTCGYIDEFLYDYMIREESHSHSAKSLEDHLKRAEEHEDILKTVISSMDMDEKERNNCIAIIDRKYARKRFWLAANFRDHQRMQMYYDILREHYPVTGRDRYHYLKGSCALFFYADMMLRTLLRSLLKIKKALG